Genomic DNA from Desulfuromonadaceae bacterium:
GCACTTTTATCCGGCAGAAGAGTACCATCAGGACTACTACAAAAAGAATCCGCTGCGTTACAATTATTATCGCTACGGCTCCGGACGGGACCGCTTTCTTGACAAGTTCTGGAGCAAAGAGCGCAACTGACTCTCCCTGCTTTCGATAACAAAGCCCGGATCCCCGAGGCAAGGGAATCCGGGCTTTGTTACGCTGTCGACAATTACAGCTTTTTGAATGCCTTGGCCGCCGCCGCGATCGTTTTGTCCAGATCGTCGGTCGAATGGGCAGCGCTCATGAAGCCCGCTTCGTACTGGCTCGGGGCAAGGTTGATCCCCTCGTCGAGCATGGTCCGGAAGAATTTGGCGAAGATCGCCGGGGTGGCGGCTTTGACATCGGCGAAGGCGAAAACCTCGTCCGCCTGAAAGTAGGTACAGAACATCCCGCCAACGCGTTGCAGTGAGGTCGGCACCCCCGCCGCGCTGGCCGCTTCCGCCAGCCCCTTGCACAGATAGGCGCTCTTCTCCTCGATCATAGCGTAAAACCCCTCTTCCTTGAGCAGTGTCAACGTCGCGATCCCGGCACTCATCGCCAGCGGATTCCCCGACAGGGTGCCGGCCTGGTAGACGCCGCCATCCGGGGAGAGACAGCTCATGATCTCCCGCTTCCCGCCGAACGCGCCGACCGGCAGACCGCCACCGATAATCTTGCCGAGGCAGACCAGATCGCCGTAAACCTTGAAGCGTTCCTGAGCGCCACCGTACGCAACACGGAAACCGGTCATGACCTCGTCGATAATCAGCACGATCCCTTCAGCATCACACAGGGCGCGCAGCCCTTCGAGGAACCCGGCGCGGGGAGCAACGCACCCCATATTGCCAGCAATCGGCTCGAGGATGATACAAGCGATCTCCCCCTGGTTGGCGGCGACCAGCTGTTTGGTTTCTTCGAGGTCGTTGTAGGTTGCGGTCAAAGTGTGCTTGGCAAAGTCAGCCGGGACACCGGGAGAGGTCGGCACGCCGAAGGTGGCAAGCCCCGAACCGGCCTTGACCAGCAGGCTGTCAGCGTGACCGTGGTAGCAGCCGTCAAACTTGAGGATCTTGTCGCGCCCGGTATAGCCGCGCGCCAGCCGGATGGCGCTCATCGTCGCTTCGGTGCCGGAGGAGACCATGCGCACCATCTCGATATTCGGATAGGCGTCGCAGACCATCTCGGCCAGGGTGATCTCCTTTTCGGTCGGCGCGCCGAACGAAGCACCGCCCGCTGCCGCCTGTTGAATCGCCTCAACCACCTTGGGGTGGCAGTGGCCGAGGATCATCGGCCCCCAGGAACCAACATAGTCGATATAGGCATTGCCGTCGGCATCGTAGATCTTCGAGCCGGCGGCGCGGCTGATAAAGAGCGGATCACAACCGACCGATTTAAAAGCCCGCACCGGACTGTTGACGCCACCGGGGATCAGGCGTTTGGCTCGATCAAAAAATGCTTTGGATGTCTCGCGATTCATACTGTGGTCTCCTGTTTAACGGGGATAAAAGAACAGGTTTAACAACAAAACTGCCTGCCTTGGTAACACAGGGAGAACGACGTGTCAAGAATGACCGATTGACGTGCTTTCATGGTTTTTGTATAAGAGCTGAAGTTCTGATGTTTCGGGAGGATGAGATGGGAAAAACAAAATTTCAATCGATCCGTTGATGAAGCCGCTCAGGCAGCACGATGCTGCCGGGCGGCTTTTGTGCGTTTGAGGATAGCCGGTTTTTGATGGTGGAGCTGTTGGCGGAAATCGGGTTCTTATCCGGGTCTGTATAAAACCCCGTCATATGACGTTGAAATTGTTATTGCTGTTTGAGTTCAGCGTGTTATGTTGGCATGGTCAAATCTGTTTTGGTGTCTTATGCGGCATCGGGCCGCAAATTGGCGTCTTATACTGACCAGTCTAAATACTGTTAGCTCTCTAAATTCACTACGGAGTAAAAATGAACTTTACCGATAGGATACGACCCACTGACAAGGGCATCACAACTTACTTGGATGAGTTGGAAAATCTCGATTATCAGATTCCAACATTCCAGCGGGATGTCGTGTGGGAAAAGGAAAATGTAAAGAAATTATGGGATAGCATTTACAAGTTTTACCCGCTTGGAAGTATCTTGGTGTGGAAAACCGATATAAAACTTCAAAACCATAGAAAGATTGGTGGCCATCTCATATCAGAGGGGACATTCAACCGAAGCGAATACCAATATATTTTAGATGGACAGCAGCGTACAACTTCGCTGCTGACGTCTTTATATGGGGGAGCGATTGAGGGGAAAGATGGATTTGATCCATCAATATACATTGATTTGTCAATTGAGGGCGAAACGGAAACAGACGATGAAAGTTACAAAAAAAGATTTTTATACTGGGAGGAAATAGATGATAAAAATGGCGTTTTCCTGAGAAACACCGGAAGGCAAAATAAATTCAACGCTGGCATCATCGTAAAACTCATCGACATTAAAAATAATTTTGGATCCGTAGAACGTTCTTTGGTGGAAAGTGAGCTTGGCGATTACAAAGACTACGACCACCCCATACGTGAACAACTAAGAAGGCTCAAGCAAGTTCTTGATAACTACAGGCTGTCATTTATCGAGTTAAAAGGGATTCAAGTCGCGGAAGTATGCCAGATTTTTGAGCGAATAAACCAGGCAGGTAAGCCGCTTGATATATTTGATATTGTTGTAGCGAAAACATTTAGGCCGAAATCTGAAAACAAAGCCGGATTCTACCTGCGGGAATACATTGATAATTTCCGCAAGTTGAACAATAGCAATTTTATGATGATCAGCGATTTTGATTATTTGCAAATCATTGCTATTTTGATCCGTGAAAACATTGACAAATCGGGAATATGGAATATCACTCCACGTTACCTCAATGATATAAAAACTG
This window encodes:
- a CDS encoding DUF262 domain-containing protein; translated protein: MNFTDRIRPTDKGITTYLDELENLDYQIPTFQRDVVWEKENVKKLWDSIYKFYPLGSILVWKTDIKLQNHRKIGGHLISEGTFNRSEYQYILDGQQRTTSLLTSLYGGAIEGKDGFDPSIYIDLSIEGETETDDESYKKRFLYWEEIDDKNGVFLRNTGRQNKFNAGIIVKLIDIKNNFGSVERSLVESELGDYKDYDHPIREQLRRLKQVLDNYRLSFIELKGIQVAEVCQIFERINQAGKPLDIFDIVVAKTFRPKSENKAGFYLREYIDNFRKLNNSNFMMISDFDYLQIIAILIRENIDKSGIWNITPRYLNDIKTEQIEEIWEPAKKAINKTFDFFENTLNIKGPQLIPYRYFYLTIAAYFFKNASPDYGLLKKYFWFHSFHNDDLLSNTGDVNSHIEFLNAQKRNEKSEFPRFLIDRETLRNSSYSSKGRLSRAILSLYSSKQPKDWKYTDRNVIVDNFFFSTDKPNLHHIFPTNYISQNPGSNELNNNNLMNIAYLTQITNLEISDKNPLNYIQEYDLNPEFEAVINNHFLPSELLEWSRQEGMPPDALDQFIEKRVDLIMEELKRVLAGVNFEIIDTKQKS
- the hemL gene encoding glutamate-1-semialdehyde 2,1-aminomutase produces the protein MNRETSKAFFDRAKRLIPGGVNSPVRAFKSVGCDPLFISRAAGSKIYDADGNAYIDYVGSWGPMILGHCHPKVVEAIQQAAAGGASFGAPTEKEITLAEMVCDAYPNIEMVRMVSSGTEATMSAIRLARGYTGRDKILKFDGCYHGHADSLLVKAGSGLATFGVPTSPGVPADFAKHTLTATYNDLEETKQLVAANQGEIACIILEPIAGNMGCVAPRAGFLEGLRALCDAEGIVLIIDEVMTGFRVAYGGAQERFKVYGDLVCLGKIIGGGLPVGAFGGKREIMSCLSPDGGVYQAGTLSGNPLAMSAGIATLTLLKEEGFYAMIEEKSAYLCKGLAEAASAAGVPTSLQRVGGMFCTYFQADEVFAFADVKAATPAIFAKFFRTMLDEGINLAPSQYEAGFMSAAHSTDDLDKTIAAAAKAFKKL